The following coding sequences are from one Halomonas sp. HAL1 window:
- a CDS encoding NAD(P)-dependent alcohol dehydrogenase: protein MNQAKSFAAFAANKPLAPFNFDRRQPRPDDVAIEILYCGVCHSDLHFARNDWGMSQYPVVPGHEIVGRVTSVGDKVSRFKAGDLVGVGCMVDSCRTCAACKDGVEQYCLEGFTMTYGSEDRQDGTMTQGGYSDSIVVSEHFVLQMPDGIDLASAAPILCAGVTTYSPLKHHGVGKGHKVGVIGMGGLGHMGVKLAKALGAEVTVFTRSDAKVEEAKRNGADHVVVSSDQAQMDAVAETFDFMLDTVPVQHDLNPYLKSLKYDGTHIIVGLLEPIEPAIEAFNLVFKRRVVAGSLIGGIAETEELLKLCADQGITCDIEMLDINNINEGFERMEKGDVRYRFVIDMATLKNSAA, encoded by the coding sequence ATGAACCAAGCCAAATCCTTTGCAGCATTTGCTGCGAACAAACCGTTAGCACCGTTCAACTTTGACCGTCGCCAACCGCGCCCGGACGATGTGGCGATTGAAATTCTCTACTGTGGCGTGTGCCACAGCGACCTGCACTTTGCCCGCAATGACTGGGGAATGAGCCAGTACCCTGTCGTCCCCGGCCATGAAATTGTCGGACGCGTGACCTCGGTCGGCGATAAAGTTTCACGTTTTAAAGCCGGTGATTTAGTCGGCGTTGGCTGCATGGTGGATTCATGCCGTACCTGTGCCGCCTGTAAAGATGGCGTAGAGCAGTACTGCCTGGAAGGCTTCACCATGACCTATGGTAGCGAAGACCGCCAAGACGGCACTATGACCCAGGGTGGCTACTCCGACTCCATCGTAGTGAGTGAGCACTTTGTACTGCAGATGCCTGATGGCATCGATCTAGCCTCAGCAGCGCCGATTCTTTGTGCCGGCGTGACGACCTATTCACCGCTCAAGCATCATGGCGTCGGTAAAGGCCATAAAGTTGGTGTGATTGGTATGGGTGGCTTAGGCCATATGGGCGTTAAACTGGCTAAGGCGTTGGGTGCGGAAGTCACCGTATTCACCCGCTCAGATGCCAAGGTTGAAGAAGCTAAGCGCAACGGTGCTGACCACGTGGTGGTTTCCAGCGACCAGGCGCAGATGGATGCCGTGGCTGAAACCTTCGACTTTATGCTAGACACCGTACCCGTACAGCATGACCTTAACCCTTACCTGAAGTCGCTGAAGTACGACGGTACGCACATTATTGTCGGTTTGCTTGAACCTATTGAGCCAGCCATTGAAGCCTTTAACTTGGTCTTCAAACGTCGTGTAGTTGCCGGTTCGCTGATTGGCGGCATTGCAGAGACCGAAGAGCTGCTCAAGCTGTGTGCTGACCAAGGCATTACCTGTGATATCGAGATGTTGGATATCAACAACATCAACGAAGGCTTTGAGCGCATGGAAAAAGGCGATGTACGCTATCGCTTTGTGATTGATATGGCGACGTTGAAAAACAGCGCTGCCTAA
- a CDS encoding DJ-1/PfpI family protein, translated as MSSKRILMITGDFTEDYETMVPFQALMAVGHQVDAVCPGKASGDTVATAIHDFEGDQTYSEKPGHRFALNADFASTNPADYDALVVPGGRAPEYLRLNKEVLTMVQHFFETNKPVAAICHGAQLLAAAKVLEGRQCSAYPACQPEVELAGGHFANLEVTDAVTDGNLVTAPAWPAHPAWLAQFMALLNK; from the coding sequence ATGAGCAGCAAGCGCATTTTAATGATCACCGGCGATTTCACTGAAGACTATGAAACCATGGTGCCGTTTCAGGCACTTATGGCCGTCGGCCACCAGGTAGATGCTGTCTGCCCTGGTAAAGCCTCGGGCGATACTGTGGCAACCGCGATTCATGACTTTGAAGGTGATCAAACCTATTCTGAAAAGCCTGGGCACCGCTTCGCACTCAATGCTGATTTCGCCAGCACGAACCCTGCCGATTACGATGCCCTGGTTGTACCGGGTGGCCGCGCACCGGAATACCTTCGTCTCAACAAGGAAGTCCTGACGATGGTTCAGCACTTTTTCGAGACCAACAAGCCCGTGGCGGCCATCTGCCATGGTGCGCAGCTCTTGGCTGCTGCAAAAGTGCTTGAGGGCCGGCAGTGCTCCGCTTACCCGGCCTGCCAGCCGGAGGTAGAACTTGCTGGTGGTCACTTCGCCAATTTGGAAGTGACGGATGCGGTGACCGATGGCAATCTGGTCACCGCTCCCGCGTGGCCTGCCCACCCGGCATGGCTGGCGCAATTTATGGCATTGTTAAATAAGTAA
- a CDS encoding LysR family transcriptional regulator, translated as MIRELKTLIAVAQEGTFAAAGNKIGLTQAAVSAQMKRLEGELGIALFERKGRAAILTQRGQETLKQAHALLTLYSTLGVSMSGQPATQRINIGAIASIQRSLLPDALARFHHAYHDCCTRVVPGLSMELVNQVDAGELDMAVIIRPPFSLHSDLRWTPLAHEPFRLIVPPHINGDQWRELLSNQPFIRYDRASFGGRQVERFLRDNHCNVREVCEVDELEAIIKLVAKGVGVALVPEAIAHSRWPAGVRSIDLGERTFHRDIGLIHPTSGHLSEPARALSQLIGEIAQGPVH; from the coding sequence ATGATCCGTGAGCTAAAGACGCTGATCGCGGTTGCCCAGGAAGGCACCTTTGCTGCAGCGGGTAACAAAATTGGCCTGACTCAAGCAGCGGTCAGTGCGCAGATGAAACGCCTTGAGGGAGAGCTAGGCATTGCCCTGTTTGAACGCAAAGGGCGTGCCGCCATATTGACCCAGCGAGGGCAAGAGACGTTGAAGCAAGCCCACGCCCTGCTGACGCTGTATAGCACGCTGGGCGTGTCCATGTCAGGCCAGCCAGCCACACAACGGATCAATATCGGCGCCATCGCCTCCATCCAGCGCTCGCTACTGCCTGATGCGCTCGCGCGCTTTCATCACGCTTATCACGATTGCTGTACCCGCGTAGTACCGGGGCTTTCCATGGAACTGGTAAATCAGGTCGACGCTGGCGAACTGGATATGGCAGTGATTATTCGCCCGCCCTTTTCGCTACACAGTGATTTGCGCTGGACACCCCTAGCTCACGAGCCTTTTCGGTTAATCGTGCCACCGCATATCAACGGCGATCAGTGGCGAGAACTGCTCTCCAACCAGCCGTTTATCCGCTACGACCGTGCCTCCTTTGGGGGCAGGCAGGTGGAGCGCTTTCTACGTGATAACCACTGCAATGTGCGCGAGGTGTGCGAAGTCGACGAACTGGAAGCGATCATTAAGCTGGTCGCCAAGGGGGTAGGCGTGGCCCTGGTGCCCGAGGCCATCGCCCACTCACGTTGGCCAGCCGGCGTGCGTTCGATTGATTTAGGCGAGCGTACCTTTCATCGTGATATAGGGCTGATTCATCCTACCAGTGGTCATTTGAGCGAACCCGCCCGAGCGCTTTCCCAATTGATTGGCGAAATCGCCCAGGGACCTGTGCACTAA
- a CDS encoding flavin reductase family protein → MSNYLLDDSPLSPGVIYRLLSGVVCPRPIAWVSTQDKQGNTNLAPFSFFNVASVNPPVLAFSPLLNGSGELKDTVRNLNDVAECVVHVGSEALIEALNTTSASLPPGEDEFTLAGLEKAAMPGVSVPRIANAPVAFGCKLFDMIRFGDQPLAGTLVLAQVVSIHIDDALWDGRHVDMDLLKPVGRLAGSDYIRISDRFAIERPD, encoded by the coding sequence ATGAGTAACTATCTGTTAGATGATTCCCCCCTAAGCCCCGGTGTTATTTACCGTTTGTTATCCGGCGTTGTTTGCCCAAGGCCCATTGCCTGGGTGTCTACCCAGGATAAGCAGGGAAATACTAATTTAGCGCCGTTTTCCTTCTTCAATGTCGCTAGTGTCAACCCGCCGGTGCTGGCGTTTTCACCACTGCTCAATGGCAGCGGTGAGCTTAAAGATACGGTGCGTAATTTAAATGACGTTGCAGAATGCGTTGTGCATGTGGGGAGTGAAGCGTTAATTGAAGCGCTCAATACCACTAGTGCCAGCCTGCCGCCAGGAGAGGATGAGTTTACCCTGGCCGGGCTTGAAAAGGCTGCTATGCCGGGTGTGAGCGTTCCGCGGATTGCTAATGCGCCTGTAGCGTTTGGCTGCAAACTGTTCGATATGATTCGGTTCGGTGACCAACCCTTGGCAGGTACGTTGGTACTGGCGCAAGTGGTTTCCATTCATATTGATGACGCGTTATGGGACGGCCGCCATGTGGATATGGACCTTCTCAAACCAGTAGGTCGCCTAGCGGGCAGCGACTACATCCGCATTAGCGATCGTTTTGCGATAGAACGTCCTGATTAA
- a CDS encoding DUF1499 domain-containing protein, giving the protein MATQLKASHPRGGRWPGILAGLAILLLVAAVLMMAGAGPAYRGELISLGEAFNLLRNGVYAAGGAVAVSIITLLLSMLARRFTSALMASMVIIAAAALLFVPWQHWQRAQEVPAIHDITTDTQNPPAFEALANARRAAPNAVDYPGETTALQQRAAYPHIKPIIVDESPQTVLAAAQAAAEESGWRIARITDNHIEATATTRWFGFEDDVVIRLTELDQGVQVDMRSASRLGASDVGTNAARIEEFLSALEARLE; this is encoded by the coding sequence ATGGCAACGCAACTGAAAGCGTCACACCCGCGCGGTGGCCGCTGGCCAGGCATACTGGCAGGTTTAGCCATTCTGCTGCTTGTAGCGGCGGTACTGATGATGGCGGGCGCAGGCCCGGCTTATCGGGGCGAACTTATCAGCCTGGGCGAGGCGTTTAACTTACTACGTAACGGCGTCTATGCCGCAGGTGGTGCGGTGGCAGTCAGCATCATTACGCTGCTGCTGAGCATGCTCGCTCGTCGCTTCACATCAGCCTTGATGGCCTCAATGGTCATTATCGCTGCGGCGGCGCTGCTTTTTGTGCCTTGGCAGCACTGGCAACGTGCCCAAGAGGTACCGGCCATTCACGACATCACCACCGATACCCAGAACCCACCTGCTTTTGAAGCCTTAGCCAACGCACGGCGTGCTGCACCTAACGCGGTCGATTACCCTGGTGAGACAACCGCCCTGCAACAGCGAGCAGCCTACCCTCACATCAAGCCGATAATTGTAGATGAATCTCCGCAAACCGTACTGGCAGCTGCCCAAGCAGCGGCGGAAGAGTCTGGCTGGCGCATCGCCCGAATTACCGACAATCACATAGAGGCCACCGCAACCACGCGCTGGTTTGGCTTTGAGGATGACGTGGTTATTCGATTAACCGAGCTGGACCAGGGTGTGCAGGTCGATATGCGCTCGGCTTCACGCCTGGGCGCAAGCGATGTGGGCACCAATGCAGCGCGTATTGAAGAATTTTTAAGTGCGCTGGAAGCACGGCTCGAATAA
- the mqo gene encoding malate dehydrogenase (quinone), whose amino-acid sequence MQKRFRLLLCSPLLALAAMPLAADEPVDVVLIGGGIMSATLGTYLQELEPEWNIHLYERLDQVAEESSNAWNNAGSGHSAFMELNYTPEVDGQVQIERATKVTEQFEVSRQFWSHQVDAGLLSEPDSFIQSVPHIAVVWGGDDVNFLRKRYQTMTQNPLYAGMEYSEDRAELAEWMPLVMAGREGSDTPVAATRMQMGTEVNYGAQTRQMVESLAQSEHFTLGLSSEVRGLERNDDDTWKVTVADLVNGGETSVDSRYVFIGAGGAALLLLQESGIPEAEAYAGFPVSGEFLYTTDPDVVAQHDVKAYGKAGEGSPPMSVPHLDRRNLDGEPALFFGPFAAVSTKFLKEGSWTDLFSSLTLQNTWPVAEVGMDNFNLVRYLIGQVLMSDDDRFEALQAYYPEANQDDWALWTAGQRVQIIKKDEERGGVLQFGTEVVTSQDSTMSALLGASPGASTAPSIMLNLLDRVFPEQIASAKWQRTLNEIVPSYGQHLADNPELLSEMRAYTAQTLQLDELLNLQAVSDSNDQQPASEDDGQDKTTDDIEGEASEEPETESEEEIITEV is encoded by the coding sequence ATGCAAAAACGTTTTAGACTTTTACTTTGTTCACCGCTGCTGGCACTGGCTGCGATGCCCCTTGCTGCAGACGAGCCTGTTGATGTGGTACTGATTGGCGGCGGCATCATGAGCGCTACGCTGGGTACCTATTTGCAAGAGCTTGAGCCTGAGTGGAATATCCACCTTTATGAGCGCTTGGATCAAGTTGCAGAAGAGAGTTCCAACGCCTGGAACAATGCCGGTAGTGGGCACTCGGCCTTCATGGAGCTAAATTATACCCCGGAAGTTGACGGTCAAGTTCAAATTGAGCGTGCCACTAAGGTAACCGAACAGTTCGAAGTCTCCCGTCAGTTTTGGTCTCATCAGGTAGATGCTGGCCTTCTGAGTGAACCTGATTCATTTATCCAAAGTGTGCCTCACATTGCGGTGGTTTGGGGAGGCGACGACGTCAACTTCTTGCGTAAGCGCTACCAGACGATGACGCAAAACCCCCTATATGCGGGCATGGAGTACTCTGAAGACCGCGCCGAACTGGCCGAGTGGATGCCGCTGGTGATGGCAGGGCGTGAAGGTAGCGATACGCCCGTAGCAGCAACGCGCATGCAGATGGGTACCGAAGTTAACTATGGCGCGCAAACTCGCCAAATGGTCGAGTCACTGGCCCAAAGTGAGCACTTTACGCTGGGTCTTAGCAGTGAAGTGCGCGGTCTAGAGCGCAATGATGACGATACCTGGAAAGTGACCGTGGCAGATCTCGTCAACGGTGGGGAAACCAGCGTCGATTCCCGCTACGTCTTTATCGGTGCGGGTGGTGCTGCGTTATTGCTGCTACAGGAATCTGGCATTCCTGAAGCCGAAGCTTACGCAGGTTTTCCGGTAAGTGGAGAATTCCTTTACACCACCGATCCAGACGTGGTGGCCCAGCATGACGTGAAGGCCTATGGTAAAGCGGGTGAAGGTTCTCCGCCCATGTCCGTGCCGCACTTGGATCGGCGCAACCTGGACGGGGAGCCTGCGCTGTTTTTTGGCCCCTTTGCGGCAGTCTCCACCAAGTTTCTGAAAGAAGGTTCTTGGACCGACTTGTTCAGCTCGCTGACGCTGCAGAACACTTGGCCAGTGGCTGAAGTGGGAATGGATAACTTTAATCTGGTGCGTTATCTGATTGGTCAGGTACTGATGTCCGACGATGATCGCTTTGAAGCATTGCAGGCGTACTACCCTGAAGCAAACCAGGACGACTGGGCGCTGTGGACAGCAGGTCAACGGGTACAAATCATTAAAAAAGATGAAGAGCGTGGTGGCGTACTGCAGTTCGGTACCGAAGTCGTGACATCGCAAGATAGCACCATGTCCGCACTGTTAGGTGCATCGCCGGGTGCTTCCACGGCCCCGTCCATCATGCTCAACTTACTTGACCGTGTTTTCCCCGAGCAGATTGCAAGCGCCAAATGGCAGCGAACCCTTAACGAGATTGTGCCCTCTTATGGGCAGCACTTAGCGGACAATCCTGAGCTGCTCAGTGAAATGCGTGCTTATACTGCGCAAACGCTCCAGCTTGATGAGCTCTTAAACCTTCAGGCAGTTAGTGATAGTAACGATCAGCAGCCAGCCAGCGAAGATGATGGGCAAGATAAAACCACTGACGATATTGAGGGTGAAGCAAGCGAAGAGCCTGAAACCGAAAGTGAAGAAGAGATCATTACAGAAGTGTAA
- a CDS encoding AraC family transcriptional regulator produces MASTAQAGNALATVIAPLVKSDGISQTTLPGVSLLCLSRHQVRTPLLYEPSLTIIAQGQKMGYLGDREIHYDPGHYLVQTLPMPFECETYGSPEAPLLGISVRLDPALLSEMVTAMGEAVQQNQTPLPMASVAMNDGMQDAVQRLARTLHAPVECKTMGTARIRDVVFEALKGEQGQALRALVLGHGNYSRIVQVLSRLHANFAEDFSIEQLAAQANMSPSTFHQHFKQITRASPAQYLKRLRLIKAQQLLLQDNHNVNQAAAAVGYRSVPQFSRDYKRYFGEPPLQHRRQEQALQA; encoded by the coding sequence ATGGCCTCCACCGCTCAGGCTGGCAATGCGCTGGCTACGGTTATCGCACCACTCGTCAAAAGCGACGGTATCAGTCAAACGACTCTGCCCGGCGTATCGTTACTCTGTTTAAGCCGCCACCAAGTGCGTACGCCGCTTCTCTATGAGCCAAGCCTTACCATTATTGCCCAGGGGCAAAAGATGGGGTATCTGGGCGATCGTGAAATCCACTACGACCCCGGCCACTATTTAGTTCAAACGCTGCCCATGCCGTTTGAGTGCGAAACTTACGGTTCACCGGAAGCCCCGTTGCTAGGTATATCGGTACGCCTGGACCCGGCACTGTTGAGCGAGATGGTGACCGCCATGGGCGAGGCGGTACAACAGAACCAAACGCCACTGCCAATGGCATCAGTCGCCATGAACGATGGTATGCAAGACGCCGTACAGCGTTTGGCGCGCACACTGCATGCGCCTGTTGAATGCAAAACGATGGGCACGGCGCGTATTCGTGACGTGGTATTCGAGGCATTAAAGGGGGAGCAAGGCCAAGCGCTAAGGGCGTTGGTATTGGGGCATGGCAACTATTCGCGCATCGTGCAGGTGCTTTCGAGGCTTCATGCCAATTTTGCTGAAGACTTTAGCATTGAACAGCTGGCAGCCCAGGCCAATATGAGTCCGTCGACATTTCACCAGCACTTCAAGCAGATTACCCGCGCGTCACCAGCTCAGTACTTAAAGCGGCTGCGCTTAATCAAAGCCCAGCAGTTACTTTTGCAGGACAACCACAACGTCAATCAGGCCGCTGCGGCGGTTGGCTACCGCAGCGTGCCTCAGTTTAGCCGCGACTATAAGCGCTATTTTGGCGAGCCTCCGCTTCAACATCGTCGACAGGAACAGGCGTTACAGGCCTGA
- a CDS encoding ribbon-helix-helix domain-containing protein — protein sequence MCKLFIQANPELWRSATHSLRIDGMVTSVRMENYFWHILEEIAQRDGMNTAQMITRLYHESIDAGHDLGNFTSFLRVCALRYQALQLSGDIPVQHQVPIATLDAEQILAREAGNRQDSLH from the coding sequence ATGTGTAAACTCTTTATTCAAGCCAATCCCGAGCTGTGGCGCAGTGCGACGCACTCGCTGCGTATCGATGGCATGGTCACCAGTGTGCGGATGGAAAACTATTTCTGGCACATTCTTGAAGAGATCGCCCAGCGAGATGGAATGAATACTGCCCAGATGATTACCCGGCTGTATCATGAATCGATCGATGCCGGGCACGATTTGGGTAACTTCACCTCGTTTTTACGCGTTTGCGCCCTGCGTTACCAAGCGCTTCAATTGAGCGGCGATATTCCAGTCCAGCACCAAGTACCCATAGCCACGCTGGACGCGGAGCAAATTTTAGCGCGTGAAGCTGGCAACAGGCAGGACTCCTTACATTAA
- a CDS encoding VOC family protein: MSLSPFHLAIPVYDVALARAFYNDVFGLEEGRSSEQWVDFNFFGHQLVIHEQPKTPGQESAHTNPVDGHNVPVPHFGVILEWDEWEALAERLKARDTQFVIEPYVRFKGEVGEQATMFLLDPCGNALEFKAFKDMSQIFAK; encoded by the coding sequence ATGAGCCTTTCACCCTTTCATTTGGCGATTCCTGTTTACGATGTTGCGCTGGCACGGGCATTCTATAATGACGTTTTTGGCCTGGAAGAGGGGCGTTCCAGTGAGCAGTGGGTTGACTTTAATTTCTTCGGCCATCAGTTGGTCATTCACGAGCAACCCAAAACGCCGGGGCAAGAGAGCGCTCACACCAACCCGGTGGATGGGCACAATGTACCGGTGCCGCACTTCGGGGTGATTCTAGAATGGGACGAATGGGAAGCGTTGGCCGAGCGCCTGAAAGCGCGGGATACACAATTTGTGATTGAGCCTTACGTACGTTTCAAAGGCGAAGTGGGTGAACAGGCCACGATGTTCCTGCTCGACCCTTGCGGAAACGCCCTGGAGTTCAAGGCGTTCAAAGATATGAGCCAGATCTTTGCAAAATAG
- a CDS encoding methyl-accepting chemotaxis protein, which yields MRHLVDDSVAKVSEGEQLVNASSKHLQEIIDSLGEVTRYVTEIAGATHEQSAGIDQINQAISQLDQVTHQNARLVQEATTASHTLDDRAGDMHSLAGRFRVSDTAGQRHLSLPQKEEITT from the coding sequence ATTCGTCATTTAGTAGATGATAGTGTCGCTAAGGTTAGCGAGGGCGAGCAACTCGTCAACGCATCCAGTAAGCACCTTCAGGAGATCATTGATAGCCTGGGTGAGGTGACGCGCTATGTTACCGAGATCGCTGGGGCGACCCACGAACAGTCGGCAGGCATTGACCAGATCAACCAAGCGATTTCGCAATTGGATCAGGTGACGCACCAAAATGCCCGCTTGGTACAAGAAGCCACGACAGCCAGTCATACACTGGATGATCGTGCCGGTGATATGCATTCACTGGCAGGGCGCTTTCGGGTAAGCGATACGGCAGGACAGCGTCATCTGTCACTCCCGCAGAAGGAAGAAATTACAACGTAG
- the lnt gene encoding apolipoprotein N-acyltransferase, with translation MGFPPAFLLQLLAALIAGGFTTLTASPFELWWLGPVAIGLLYTGLHTLTPAQAALKGWLYGVALFASGTSWVYVSIHDYGYTGVPLAVFLTALFVTILALFFAGTFWLYRRFTSARLAFISFAGAWVLGEVLRTYLFTGFPWLLLGSGYVDSPLAAWAPVGGVYLLSLLVALSGALGAELLLRRRWWALAPLAAIWLVPLALPQQWTTPVDEPTRVALLQGNLPQLLKWTPEGQREAANTYSELTREVADDVDLIIWPETALPMMETQARPVLERVQSNLPPDVALLTGIVQRDDQERYFNSVIGVGNVEGSYQKEHLVPFGEYLPLESVLRGAIDFFDLPMSTFTKGEHEQTPMQAAGINIGNAICYEIIYPQLVARRAQDSGVIMTVSNDTWFGASIGPHQHLQMARLRALENGRYVVRATSNGITAIIDPKGHIVERAPQFETTLITGEFYAMEGLTPFTRTGSWPAWLLAGLLLLSGVAARGGQRDAKS, from the coding sequence ATGGGTTTCCCCCCCGCGTTTTTGTTACAGCTGCTTGCCGCCCTGATTGCTGGTGGATTCACCACCCTTACGGCCTCACCGTTTGAACTGTGGTGGCTTGGCCCGGTGGCCATTGGTTTACTTTACACGGGCCTGCACACGTTAACCCCCGCTCAGGCGGCCCTAAAGGGGTGGCTATATGGCGTGGCGCTCTTCGCCAGCGGCACTTCGTGGGTGTATGTCTCTATTCACGACTATGGCTATACCGGTGTACCACTGGCCGTTTTCCTAACCGCGCTGTTCGTGACGATTTTGGCGCTGTTTTTTGCCGGCACCTTCTGGCTCTACCGCCGCTTCACCTCCGCCCGGTTAGCGTTCATCAGCTTTGCAGGCGCCTGGGTGTTGGGCGAGGTGCTACGTACCTACCTGTTTACCGGCTTTCCCTGGCTGCTGCTGGGCTCTGGCTATGTCGATTCGCCACTAGCCGCCTGGGCACCCGTTGGTGGCGTCTATCTGCTTTCTCTATTAGTAGCACTTAGCGGTGCGCTTGGTGCTGAACTACTGCTGCGCCGCCGGTGGTGGGCACTCGCACCACTGGCAGCGATTTGGCTAGTCCCGTTGGCATTGCCTCAGCAGTGGACCACGCCAGTAGATGAGCCCACTCGTGTCGCCCTGTTACAAGGTAATCTGCCGCAGCTGTTGAAGTGGACCCCTGAAGGGCAACGGGAGGCCGCTAACACCTACAGCGAACTAACTCGCGAAGTTGCCGACGACGTTGACCTGATTATCTGGCCTGAAACCGCTCTGCCGATGATGGAAACCCAGGCCCGCCCAGTGCTGGAACGAGTGCAATCTAACCTACCGCCCGATGTCGCCCTGCTCACCGGCATCGTTCAGCGCGACGACCAAGAGCGCTATTTCAATAGCGTCATTGGCGTAGGCAATGTAGAGGGCAGCTACCAGAAAGAGCACTTAGTGCCTTTTGGTGAGTACTTGCCGCTGGAAAGCGTACTCCGCGGGGCGATCGATTTCTTTGACCTTCCAATGTCGACCTTTACCAAAGGCGAGCACGAGCAAACACCCATGCAGGCCGCGGGGATAAATATAGGCAATGCGATCTGCTATGAAATTATCTACCCGCAGTTAGTTGCCCGCCGCGCGCAAGACAGCGGTGTTATCATGACGGTCTCCAACGACACTTGGTTTGGCGCCTCAATTGGCCCTCATCAGCATTTGCAGATGGCCCGACTGCGAGCGCTAGAGAATGGTCGCTATGTGGTCCGCGCCACCAGCAACGGTATTACGGCGATTATCGACCCCAAAGGCCATATCGTTGAGCGCGCACCGCAGTTCGAAACGACTCTGATAACCGGTGAATTCTACGCCATGGAAGGTTTGACACCGTTTACCCGCACAGGCAGTTGGCCCGCTTGGCTGCTAGCAGGCTTGTTGCTTTTATCCGGCGTTGCTGCGCGAGGCGGCCAACGTGACGCAAAAAGCTGA
- a CDS encoding HlyC/CorC family transporter has translation MSEDRSSNPNQKSWLEKIFGALSGDNDEPSSRDELMTFLRHTAGKLKLDQDAIMIIEGALEISDQQVREVLIPRSQVSAIALDQTSDGYLPLIQETGHSRYPVIGENLDDVKGILLVKDLLPLLSQTQAQRDAFKLDDILRPAMFIPESKRLNSLLKEFRDTHNHMAIVVDEYGGTAGIITIEDILEQIVGDIEDEHDTDEEDDIREIENGRFAIRALTPIEDFNERFDTEFSDDEFDTVGGLVMQQFGHLPRRGEHTILGGWRFVILNADTRRIRLLEAYRDTRREDEEDDDQENKPA, from the coding sequence ATGAGCGAAGACCGATCGAGCAACCCCAATCAAAAATCCTGGCTCGAGAAAATCTTTGGCGCCCTTTCCGGAGACAATGACGAACCCAGCTCACGCGATGAGCTGATGACGTTTTTACGCCATACCGCAGGGAAACTAAAGCTGGACCAAGACGCCATCATGATCATCGAAGGCGCGCTTGAGATCAGCGACCAGCAAGTACGCGAAGTGCTGATACCGCGCTCCCAGGTCTCAGCCATCGCGCTGGATCAAACCAGCGACGGCTACCTACCCCTCATTCAGGAAACCGGTCACTCCCGCTACCCGGTGATTGGTGAAAACCTGGATGATGTGAAAGGTATTCTGCTGGTAAAGGATCTGTTACCGCTACTTTCCCAAACGCAGGCCCAGCGTGACGCTTTCAAACTTGATGACATCTTGCGCCCAGCGATGTTTATTCCTGAGTCAAAACGCCTTAACAGCCTGCTCAAAGAGTTTCGTGATACCCATAATCACATGGCCATCGTCGTTGACGAATACGGCGGCACTGCGGGCATTATCACCATTGAGGATATCCTTGAGCAGATTGTCGGCGACATCGAAGATGAACACGATACCGACGAAGAGGATGATATCCGCGAGATCGAAAATGGCCGTTTTGCCATTCGCGCGCTAACCCCCATCGAAGACTTCAACGAACGCTTTGACACTGAGTTCTCCGACGATGAGTTCGATACGGTTGGCGGCCTGGTAATGCAACAGTTCGGCCATCTGCCTCGGCGCGGAGAACATACCATTCTTGGTGGCTGGCGATTTGTGATCCTCAATGCTGACACCCGTCGTATTCGTCTCCTCGAAGCCTACCGTGACACTCGTCGTGAAGACGAAGAAGATGATGACCAGGAAAACAAGCCAGCCTAG
- a CDS encoding DUF3820 family protein, producing the protein MKPEDLEKLVTRTMPFGKYEGRLIADLPGPYLNWFAREGFPSGEIGQLLHLMHEIDHNGLGPLLDPLRKKPSQRGET; encoded by the coding sequence ATGAAACCAGAGGATCTGGAAAAGCTGGTCACCCGTACCATGCCCTTTGGCAAGTATGAGGGCCGCCTGATCGCCGACCTCCCCGGCCCCTATTTAAACTGGTTTGCCCGGGAAGGGTTTCCCTCTGGCGAGATTGGCCAACTGCTGCATTTGATGCACGAAATCGACCACAACGGGCTTGGCCCGTTACTTGACCCGCTGCGTAAAAAGCCTAGCCAGCGCGGCGAAACTTAA